CTCGACCATATCCAGATGCACTTCGCCGCGCTGGTTGAAATCCAGCAGGCGCCCCGGCGTGGCTACGAGAATGTCGCAATGACGGGCTTCGAGCTGCTTGAGTTGCTTGTCGAAGTCCATGCCGCCGACGAAGGTCATGACATTGAGGCCGGTGTACTTGGTCAATAGCGCCGCGTCTTTGGCAATTTGCACTACCAGTTCGCGGGTTGGCGCGATGATCAACGCACGCGGCTCGCCCATGTACCGCTCTTTAGGCGGAGGGGTCTGCTGTAGTTGCGTGATAATCGAAATCAGGAACGCGGCGGTCTTGCCGGTGCCGGTCTGTGCGCGACCGATTGCATCTTTGCCCGCGAGGGTGAAACCCAATACTTCAGCCTGAATCGGCGTGCAGTAGGGGAAGCCCAGGTCGTGGATCGCATGCATCAATTCAGGCGACAAGTTGAAATCGTGGAAGCGGGTTTTGCCTTCCTGTGGTTCAACGACAAAGTCTTGAAGCTTCCAGGTGCTGACTGGCGGTTTGGGCGCACGTTCACGACGGGGGCGTTCTGGCTTTGGCGTTGCAAGTTTTGCGCTGACGATGTCTGCGTCTTGACCCTGGGCAGGCGTGCTGACAGGTGCCGAATGATGGGGATTACGTTGCCGTGGATCGCTATCGGTTGGGCCGACGGCAACAGGCGAGGAGGCGATAGGGCTGGGCGCGAGTTGCACAACCTCGCTTTTACCGAACATCTTTTTGAGTGCTTTGAGCACGGTCATCTCATCAATTGATTAAGGAATGTACGTCGGGCAGTGTAAAGCAAGAACCTCCTGCGGCGTAGTGCCATCCGGAAGCGCTACAGGACGCGTCAAGTCAGGGCTTCACAGTGCGCTGTAGTTCGCTTCTTACACTCGCAACGGAGTTTTCAACTAAGCTTTTGTGCCAGCCAGACTCCGATGTCAGTAATCTCCTGCGGTAACACTTCGTGCCCCATTGGGTATTCCTGCCATGTAACGGTTACGCCCGAGGCCTTAAGGGCGTCATGCGCAGCGCGGCCCATGGCATTTTTGACCACATCGTCACGGTCACCATGCAAGCAACACACCGGAATCTGCTTTTGGCTCGCGGACAATGTCAGTAGTTCGCTAAAAGTCGGAGCGTAAGTAGACAGCGCAAGCACGCCGCCCAACGGTCCCTGCCAGCGCAAGAAAGCGGCGTGTAAAACGACCGCGCCGCCTTGAGAAAAGCCTGCCAGAAATATCCGTGCCGGGTCGATGCCGCTGTCACGTTGCGCTTCGATCAGGTTCAACACCATCAGTGCAGAAACCTCCAACTCCTCGCGATTAATGGCCCGCGCAGGGTTCATGGCCAAAATATCGTACCAACTGGGCATGGTATAGCCGCCGTTGATTGTGACGGCACGGTCCGGTGCCTGAGGCAGGATGAAGCGTGTAGTAAGCAAGGTTTGTTGGAGCATTTCTGCAACCGGCATGAAGTCATACCGATCGGCACCAAGACCGTGCAACCAGATCACGCAGGCATCGGCCGCGTTGATGGGCTCAAGAATCAAAGGGTCGCTCATTGTTGCTCCATTAATGTGCGCACGCGCTGTTTTAGTGCGTTGACGCGGTGCGCAATTGAAATAAATAGTTAATAAGATGTCGCAAGGTTACAAGTATTGGACTTGACCTGTCGTTAATTCGACATCGCCAGCGTGCTGGTACGGGCTTTGCTATGAAACCCCCTGAGTGAATGCGTTTGCTCCGGCGGTAACACTATCAGGTGGCTGATGGCTGGAGTAGGCACTGAATCCATGCATCAAGATTCTGCGTACAGTTCGTTTTGTACCGGATTGGTCCAGCGGACATCATGGGGCTTCAATCCATTTGACTGATTGCGGGCTAAGGTTAATCGGGTGTCGAGTAGATCTCGGACGCGATCCTGGCCTAGGTCTTACGTAGCATTGACCCAAAAATAAGCCGACACGGGTCAGCAATGCCTCACAAGGGTGCGACGGGACTGAAGCTCTACACAACAAGAGCAAAACTTGGAGGTTTGTTGAATGAAGATGTTGAAATCTACCCTGGCGGTACTGACTGCCGCTGCAATTCTCGGCGTAAGCAGCTTCGCTCAGGCGGGCACTACCCTTGATGCGATACAGAAGAAGGGCTTTATTCAGTGCGGCGTCAGTGATGGCCTGCCAGGTTTTTCGGTGCCTGATTCCAAAGGCGTCATCCAAGGTATCGACGCAGACTTCTGCCGTGCAGTCGCTGCTGCAGTTTTCGGTGATGCTACCAAGGTCAAATTCAGCCAGCTGAACGCTAAAGAGCGTTTCACCGCGCTGCAATCGGGCGAGATCGACATTCTGTCGCGTAACACCACGTGGACCAGCTCCCGTGATGCAAGCATGGGCTTGATCTTCCCTGGCTTTGTTACCTATTACGACGGTGTGGGTTTCCTGGCCAACAAGAAACTGGGTGTGAAAAGCGCCAAGGAACTGGATGGCGCTACCATCTGTATTCAGGCCGGCACCACCACCGAGCTGAACGTTTCTGACTACTTCCGCGCCAACAACCTGAAGTACACGCCGATCACATTCGACACCTCCGACGAAAGTGCCAAGTCGCTGGAAAGCGGCCGTTGCGACGTTCTGACTTCCGACAAATCCCAGCTTTACGCACAGCGCAGCAAACTGGCTTCGCCGGCAGACTACGTTGTACTGCCTGAAACTATCTCCAAAGAACCTTTGGGGCCGGTTGTACGTAAGGGCGACGAAGATTGGATGGAGATCGTGCGCTGGACTGGCTTCGCTCTGCTGAACACTGAAGAAGCCGGCGTAACGTCGAAAAACGTTATGGATCTGGTCAAAAACGGCAAAAACCCTGACGTTGCTCGTCTGTTGGGTGTTGATGGCGAGTACGGCAAAGACCTGAAGCTACCTAAAGATTGGGTTGTGAAGATCGTTTCGCAAGTCGGTAACTACGGTGAAATCTTCGAGAAAAACCTCGGTAAGGCCACACCACTGGCGATCGACCGTGGTATGAACGCTTTGTGGACCAATGGCGGCATCCAATACGCACCACCAGTACGCTGATAGGCCCTGCGCTCGGTAATCCATAACGGTTACCGAGCGCTGTCTGTTGCATTTTTTCCTGGGGCACTTCATGCAAAATCAAATCGGCGCACCCAAGCAGAGGTTCTCCCTCAGCGACCCAAAAGTGCGTGCGTGGCTATTTCAGATCATCACGATTGTCGCGGTGGTCTTCATGGGTTGGTATCTGTTCGATAACACCCAGACAAACCTTCAACACCGCGGTATTACCTCTGGCTTCGAGTTTCTTGATCGCAGCGCCGGATTCGGTATTGCTCAGCATCTGATTCCCTATGTCGAATCGGACACCTACTCGCGCGTTTTTGTTATCGGTTTGCTCAACACACTGCTGGTCACGTTTATCGGCGTGATACTGGCAACGCTGCTGGGCTTCATCGTCGGCGTGTCACGGCTATCGTCCAACTGGATGATTAATAAGCTGGCGACTGTTTATGTAGAAGTCTTCCGTAACATTCCGCCGCTGCTGCAGATTTTATTCTGGTACTTCGCGGTCTTCTTGACCATGCCAGGGCCTCGTAGCAGTTACAGCTTCGCCAGCATGTTTTTCTTCAGCAATCGTGGCTTGAATATGCCCGGTGCTCTTTTGACTGACGCTTTTTGGCCGTTTTTTGCCAGTATTGTGTTGGCAATAGTAGCCATCGTGTTTATGTCTCGCTGGGCGACCAAACGGTTCGAAGCCACTGGCGTTCCTTTTCACAAGTTTTGGGTTGGGTTGGCCCTGTTTCTGGTCATCCCTGCACTGGACGTGCTGATCGTCGGTAGCCCGTTGCAATGGGAAATGCCTGAACTCAAAGGGTTCAACTTCGTCGGTGGCTGGGTAATGATCCCGGAGTTGCTGGCGCTGACCATTGCCTTGACGGTGTACACGGCTGCGTTTATCGCTGAAATCGTGCGCTCCGGGATCAAATCGGTCAGCCACGGGCAGACCGAGGCCGCTCGTTCGTTGGGGCTGCGTCCGGGTCCAACCCTGCGCAAGGTCATCATCCCGCAAGCGTTGCGCGTGATCATTCCTCCGCTGACCAGCCAATACCTGAACCTGGCGAAGAACTCGTCGTTGGCGGCGGGTATCGGTTACCCGGAAATGGTTTCGTTGTTCGCCGGTACGGTGCTCAATCAGACCGGTCAAGCTATTGAGGTGATTGCGATCACCATGAGCGTGTACCTGGCAATCAGCATCAGCATTTCGCTGTTGATGAACTGGTACAACAAGCGCATTGCGCTGATCGAGCGGTGAGGAAAAGCTCATGACAACTCATTCTTTCAAACCCGACATGACGCCGCCAAAAATGAGCGTGGGCGCCGTGGCGTGGATGCGGGCCAACCTGTTCTCCAGCTGGCTCAACACATTGTTAACGCTGTTGGCGTTTTACCTGATTTGGCTCATCGTGCCGCCGTTGCTGCATTGGGCGATCTTCGATGCCAATTGGGTGGGTACAACCCGCCAAGACTGCACCAAGTCGGGCGCATGTTGGGTGTTTATCGAGCAGCGCTTTGGCCAGTTCATGTACGGCTATTTCCCGCCTGAACTGCGTTGGCGAGTGAACCTGACGGTTATATTGGCCGTCGTCGGCGTTGCGCCGTTGTTCATGAAAATGATGACCCGCAAAGCGATCTATGGCTTCAGCTTTCTGGTGATCTATCCGATCGTGGCTTATTTCCTTTTGCGAGGCGGCATTTTCGGCTTGACCAGAGTGGCCACGAGCCAGTGGGGCGGGTTGATGTTGACCTTGGTGATTGCCACCGTCGGTATCGCCGGCGCATTGCCTTTAGGTGTTGTACTGGCCCTTGGTCGACGTTCTAACATGCCGGCGATTCGCGTGGTCTGCGTGACCTTCATCGAGTTCTGGCGCGGCGTTCCATTGATCACCGTATTGTTCATGTCGTCAGTGATGCTGCCGTTGTTCCTGCCAGAAGGCATGAGCTTCGACAAACTGTTGCGCGCACTGATCGGAGTGATTTTGTTCCAGTCGGCCTACGTGGCTGAAGTGGTACGTGGTGGCTTGCAAGCCATCCCTAAAGGTCAGTACGAAGCGGCCGCTGCGATGGGCTTGGGTTACTGGCGCAGCATGGGCCTGGTGATTCTGCCGCAAGCGTTGAAAATGGTGATTCCGGGCATCGTCAACACGATCATTGCCCTGTTCAAAGACACCAGCCTGGTGATCATCATCGGCTTGTTCGACCTGCTCAACAGTGTCAAACAAGCAGCCGCCGACCCGAAATGGCTCGGTATGGCCACCGAAGGCTATGTCTTCGCTGCGCTGGTGTTCTGGATCTTCTGTTTCGGCATGTCCCGCTACTCCATGCATTTGGAGCGTAAGTTGGACACAGGCCACAAGCGTTAGGAGTTTTGTGATGACTGAAGTGAGCAAACTGCCTCTGGGCGCCGAAGGCATGATCCAGATGGAAGGCGTACACAAGTGGTACGGCCAGTTCCACGTACTCAAAGATATCAACCTGAACGTCCGCCAAGGCGAGCGTATCGTTTTGTGCGGCCCGTCGGGTTCGGGTAAGTCGACCACCATCCGCTGCCTCAATCGTCTGGAAGAACACCAGCAAGGCCGGATCGTGGTCGATGGCACTGAGTTGACCAACGACCTCAAACAGATCGAAACGATTCGTCGTGAAGTGGGCATGGTGTTCCAGCACTTCAACCTGTTCCCGCACCTGACCATTCTGCAGAACTGCACCTTGGCCCCAATGTGGGTGCGCAAGATGCCCAAGCGTCAAGCGGAAGAAATCGCCATGCACTACCTGGAGCGTGTACGCATTCCAGAGCAGGCGCACAAATTCCCGGGTCAACTGTCCGGCGGTCAACAACAGCGCGTGGCGATTGCTCGCGCTCTGTGCATGAAGCCGAAAATCATGCTGTTCGACGAGCCAACCTCGGCCCTCGATCCAGAAATGGTTAAGGAAGTGCTCGACACCATGGTCAGCCTGGCAGAAGACGGCATGACCATGCTCTGCGTAACCCACGAAATGGGCTTCGCCCGTACCGTGGCAAACCGAGTGATCTTCATGGACAAAGGCGAGATTGTTGAAGAAGCCGAGCCTAATGCGTTCTTTGATAACCCGCAGAGCGACCGGACCAAGTTGTTCTTGAGCCAGATCTTGCACTAGTGGTTTTGATGATGTGAAGAAAAAACCCGGACTTAGTGTTCGGGTTTTTTTATGCGCAGCTGGCCAAATTTGGTGGGAGCAGGCGTGCCTGCGAAAGCGGTGGGGCGGGCGGTGGAGATGTTGGCGAATTACACATCCTGTGGGTCCAGCCTAAACAACTCCACCATGCAATATTTCCATGAAAATGAGGGCGTTGGGCATGGAATACCACATGTTAAGCCCAACCAGCATCCACACGAAATTCAGCAGCGTAAATCTAGCATTACCCTTGCCTAGAAGATCATTCTCAAAATAGTTGATTGCACGCTGCGCTCCGATCCATAAGTAGATTTTTATATCCAGAGAGAACAGGGTGACTTGGCCCCCGTCAGTCTGGGGCAGTCAAATATCTGAACATCATATTTTCTTCCACTAACGCGAGGTTTTCGTACGACACGAATTTCGGTACGAAAACATCGTAGGGCAGGCTTGTCTGCGAAGGCCATTCATAGCTGAATGTCAGGCAAAACTCAGCGCCTATTTTTTCAATAAGCAACTTTCATTTCCCTGCATGCTTTATTCACTTTGGATTCAAAACATTTTCCGGCCCGGCTTTTTCAAATAAGCACGCATTGCATAAGTCCCAGTGACCAAAAGGGATACAAAGAACACGCCCATGACATATCGCGATTGAATGGGTGTTAATGTTGCGATCCTCAATAATATATTCCCGGCAATAACAGTATAAAATACAGAGCAACAGATAATCACTCCGGCCCTTCCTAAAAAAATTAAAACACGGATAAAATTATCTGCAATTCTCATAAAACCTCAAAATATAAAGTTTTTCATTGTTAATTTAAAAAATTTTCCAGAATAATATTCTTCTACTCCATGGATAAGCTACAGCTTCAGCATGAAGAATGATCATACAAAATGACAGCCAACCATCGATTTATCGATAACGTTTAAGAATAGAAATTTCCCATCGTTCAAAAACTCTTGGTGAAATATCGCGCAGAAAATGTTGTAAACCAATGCAGCGGTGGATTTTTCGACTGAAAATCCTTCGCCCGAAAGCGCAAACCTTGCCCAGAGAGAAGGTAAATAAATCATAAAGGCGAGCAGTATAAAAATATATGAGGTAACCCCATTGGGACCAAACGCTCCCCCGTTGGATTTCGGAATTATAGTATCTGGTCGCGCAAGCCAGTCTTGCAGTGGTTTCAACCAGAACAGAATAAATAAAACAGTGATCACGACATATACTATGAAATTTTTTACAGGTTTTTTTTCCCATTTGGCCAACGCTCGTCTCTGGTAGGTCTTTCGGCGGTCCGGGCTGGGGCAGGGCAAAACTACTGGCATAGGATCGCGTGAGAACCAGCTTTTTCGTTTCCAT
The nucleotide sequence above comes from Pseudomonas sp. AB6. Encoded proteins:
- the rhlB gene encoding ATP-dependent RNA helicase RhlB; translation: MTVLKALKKMFGKSEVVQLAPSPIASSPVAVGPTDSDPRQRNPHHSAPVSTPAQGQDADIVSAKLATPKPERPRRERAPKPPVSTWKLQDFVVEPQEGKTRFHDFNLSPELMHAIHDLGFPYCTPIQAEVLGFTLAGKDAIGRAQTGTGKTAAFLISIITQLQQTPPPKERYMGEPRALIIAPTRELVVQIAKDAALLTKYTGLNVMTFVGGMDFDKQLKQLEARHCDILVATPGRLLDFNQRGEVHLDMVEVMVLDEADRMLDMGFIPQVRQIIRQTPHKGERQTLLFSATFTEDVMNLAKQWTTEPSIVEIEALNVASDMVEQHIYAVAAADKYKLLYNLVTENNWERVMVFANRKDEVRRIEERLVRDGVNAAQLSGDVPQHKRIKTLEGFREGKIRVLVATDVAGRGIHIDGISHVINFTLPEVPDDYVHRIGRTGRAGASGVSISFAGEDDSYQLPSIEALLGRKISCETPPMELLKPVVRKSAVPL
- a CDS encoding alpha/beta hydrolase, which encodes MSDPLILEPINAADACVIWLHGLGADRYDFMPVAEMLQQTLLTTRFILPQAPDRAVTINGGYTMPSWYDILAMNPARAINREELEVSALMVLNLIEAQRDSGIDPARIFLAGFSQGGAVVLHAAFLRWQGPLGGVLALSTYAPTFSELLTLSASQKQIPVCCLHGDRDDVVKNAMGRAAHDALKASGVTVTWQEYPMGHEVLPQEITDIGVWLAQKLS
- a CDS encoding amino acid ABC transporter substrate-binding protein, which codes for MKMLKSTLAVLTAAAILGVSSFAQAGTTLDAIQKKGFIQCGVSDGLPGFSVPDSKGVIQGIDADFCRAVAAAVFGDATKVKFSQLNAKERFTALQSGEIDILSRNTTWTSSRDASMGLIFPGFVTYYDGVGFLANKKLGVKSAKELDGATICIQAGTTTELNVSDYFRANNLKYTPITFDTSDESAKSLESGRCDVLTSDKSQLYAQRSKLASPADYVVLPETISKEPLGPVVRKGDEDWMEIVRWTGFALLNTEEAGVTSKNVMDLVKNGKNPDVARLLGVDGEYGKDLKLPKDWVVKIVSQVGNYGEIFEKNLGKATPLAIDRGMNALWTNGGIQYAPPVR
- a CDS encoding amino acid ABC transporter permease, encoding MQNQIGAPKQRFSLSDPKVRAWLFQIITIVAVVFMGWYLFDNTQTNLQHRGITSGFEFLDRSAGFGIAQHLIPYVESDTYSRVFVIGLLNTLLVTFIGVILATLLGFIVGVSRLSSNWMINKLATVYVEVFRNIPPLLQILFWYFAVFLTMPGPRSSYSFASMFFFSNRGLNMPGALLTDAFWPFFASIVLAIVAIVFMSRWATKRFEATGVPFHKFWVGLALFLVIPALDVLIVGSPLQWEMPELKGFNFVGGWVMIPELLALTIALTVYTAAFIAEIVRSGIKSVSHGQTEAARSLGLRPGPTLRKVIIPQALRVIIPPLTSQYLNLAKNSSLAAGIGYPEMVSLFAGTVLNQTGQAIEVIAITMSVYLAISISISLLMNWYNKRIALIER
- a CDS encoding amino acid ABC transporter permease, with the translated sequence MTTHSFKPDMTPPKMSVGAVAWMRANLFSSWLNTLLTLLAFYLIWLIVPPLLHWAIFDANWVGTTRQDCTKSGACWVFIEQRFGQFMYGYFPPELRWRVNLTVILAVVGVAPLFMKMMTRKAIYGFSFLVIYPIVAYFLLRGGIFGLTRVATSQWGGLMLTLVIATVGIAGALPLGVVLALGRRSNMPAIRVVCVTFIEFWRGVPLITVLFMSSVMLPLFLPEGMSFDKLLRALIGVILFQSAYVAEVVRGGLQAIPKGQYEAAAAMGLGYWRSMGLVILPQALKMVIPGIVNTIIALFKDTSLVIIIGLFDLLNSVKQAAADPKWLGMATEGYVFAALVFWIFCFGMSRYSMHLERKLDTGHKR
- a CDS encoding amino acid ABC transporter ATP-binding protein — translated: MTEVSKLPLGAEGMIQMEGVHKWYGQFHVLKDINLNVRQGERIVLCGPSGSGKSTTIRCLNRLEEHQQGRIVVDGTELTNDLKQIETIRREVGMVFQHFNLFPHLTILQNCTLAPMWVRKMPKRQAEEIAMHYLERVRIPEQAHKFPGQLSGGQQQRVAIARALCMKPKIMLFDEPTSALDPEMVKEVLDTMVSLAEDGMTMLCVTHEMGFARTVANRVIFMDKGEIVEEAEPNAFFDNPQSDRTKLFLSQILH